A genomic stretch from Deltaproteobacteria bacterium includes:
- a CDS encoding ferritin-like domain-containing protein, which yields MSVMNGLDVDTYVSRSRALDLSGVAWDDVPRYPLAAEAVRTLRYMQDIEAHTIIYLRTLLSTRALDDSEVATFLACWFYEETFHARALARFLEAAGHEVVPRVRSKESLPQRIEALATAWLARAWPDFVAVHMTWGAINELTTLTGYRRLAELAGHPVLSDLLARIMRDESRHFAFYFHQAARRLVRPRTARLTRRIVERFWAPVGAGVQPDEELRFLAGHLLSGPDGRAAARRIDETIRSLPGLAGVELMEAWMARTRPDASGAAQARAAVIQPQGLHSLVPLPRA from the coding sequence ATGTCGGTGATGAACGGGCTCGATGTCGATACCTACGTTTCACGCTCGCGCGCCCTCGATCTCAGCGGCGTCGCGTGGGACGACGTGCCACGCTACCCCCTCGCCGCGGAGGCGGTGCGCACGCTCCGCTACATGCAGGACATCGAGGCCCACACGATCATCTACCTGCGCACGCTTCTCTCCACGCGCGCGCTGGACGACTCGGAGGTCGCCACCTTCCTCGCCTGCTGGTTCTACGAGGAGACGTTCCACGCGCGGGCCTTGGCGCGCTTCCTCGAGGCCGCGGGCCACGAGGTCGTGCCGCGGGTGCGGTCCAAGGAGAGCCTGCCGCAGCGGATCGAGGCGTTGGCGACGGCGTGGCTCGCCCGGGCGTGGCCCGACTTCGTGGCGGTGCACATGACGTGGGGCGCGATCAACGAGCTCACGACGCTCACCGGCTACCGGCGGCTCGCCGAGCTGGCGGGCCATCCGGTCCTCTCGGACCTCCTGGCGCGCATCATGCGCGACGAGTCGCGGCACTTCGCCTTCTACTTCCACCAGGCCGCGCGGCGGCTCGTGCGCCCGAGGACCGCGCGCCTCACGCGGCGCATCGTCGAGCGCTTCTGGGCACCGGTCGGCGCCGGCGTGCAGCCCGACGAGGAGCTCCGCTTCCTCGCGGGTCATCTGCTCTCCGGTCCCGACGGCCGGGCAGCGGCGCGCAGGATCGACGAGACGATCCGCAGCCTGCCGGGTCTCGCCGGCGTCGAGCTGATGGAAGCCTGGATGGCTCGCACGAGGCCGGACGCGTCAGGCGCTGCGCAGGCCCGCGCCGCCGTGATACAGCCTCAGGGTCTCCACTCGCTGGTACCGCTTCCGCGAGCGTAG